One genomic region from Argentina anserina chromosome 2, drPotAnse1.1, whole genome shotgun sequence encodes:
- the LOC126805512 gene encoding uncharacterized protein LOC126805512 isoform X1 translates to MKSDLMMTEPSPPSDRSTSPAEKHRCRNVVSLIKGREISPRAKHLPRSLWKETPKVKAGSSSAVPECQTTLDAKRGLLSWVEAASLRQLSARYCNLVPPPRSTIAAAFSPDGRMVASTHGDHTVKIIDCQTGRCLKVLSGHRRTPWVVRFHPSQPEIIASGGLDHEVRLWDLDTSECIGSRDFHRPIASMAFHATGELLVVASGHKVYVWNYKKLHSSPDIILKTSRSLRAVHFHPQAAPFLLTAEVNDLDSSDPFMTPATSSGYSQYPSPAVFMANVHSNEHLSLAAELPHMSLPFVFVSQSVDDPRIELRGDVHVGSSNVQVTSTLRQFESDVNATEQRNSTVSPMESFPSVPSFSHLNDAMETNEMHAVGQSQPENSISVDAAIDRLPENISIAEPRQLRYIFHYRDPAFWELPFLQGWLTGQSQANYPSMVPLNSVGVDTLGQHNCYFNLTPPLTPALAMQGSTSLSGVSRGAGLHFRFSVPESGDSAAIVSALHNGNEVHPIISRIHSEVTTSLAATAAAELPCTVKLSVWLHDIKSPSAPLTDERCRLTIPHAVLCSEMGTHFSPCGRFLAACVACMLPDMEAEPGLQSVVHQDSGIATSPTRHPISAHQVIYELRIYSLEEATFGLILASRAIRAAHCLTSIQFSPTSEHILIAYGRRHGSLLKSIVIDGESTVPIYTVLEVYRVSDMELVKVLPSADDEVNVACFHPFAGGGLAYGTKEGKLRVLQFDSVKGRNCFTEENMAFLV, encoded by the exons ATGAAGTCCGATCTTATGATGACGGAACCTTCACCGCCGTCCGATCGGTCCACGTCGCCGGCCGAAAAGCATCGCTGCAG GAATGTAGTCAGCTTGATAAAAGGGAGAGAAATTTCTCCTCGAGCAAAGCACTTGCCTAGAAGCTTGTGGAAAGAAACTCCTAAAGTGAAAGCTGGTTCCTCTTCAGCTGTCCCTGAGTGCCAAACAACACTAGATGCTAAGCGTGGCCTTCTTTCATG GGTTGAAGCAGCGTCACTGCGTCAGTTGTCAGCCAGGTACTGTAATTTAGTGCCTCCTCCAAGGTCAACCATTGCTGCAGCATTTAGTCCTGATGGAAGAATGGTTGCCTCTACACA TGGTGACCACACTGTAAAGATAATTGATTGTCAAACTGGAAGGTGCTTGAAAGTCTTGAGTGGCCATAGGAGGACACCTTGGGTG GTGAGGTTCCACCCTTCGCAACCAGAAATAATTGCTAGTGGGGGTTTGGATCACGAAGTTCGCTTGTGGGATCTTGACACATCTGAGTGTATAGGATCACGTGACTTTC ATCGACCAATTGCATCCATGGCTTTTCATGCTACAGGGGAACTCTTAGTTGTTGCATCAGGACACAAG GTGTATGTATGGAACTACAAAAAGCTGCATTCATCACCAGACATTATATTGAAAACATCTCGTTCACTTAGAGCAGTGCATTTTCACCCTCAAGCTGCTCCATTTCTTCTGACTGCTGAG GTCAATGATCTTGACTCTTCAGATCCCTTTATGACACCAGCGACATCTTCAGGGTACTCGCAATATCCTTCTCCTGCTGTTTTCATGGCAAACGTTCATTCTAATGAACACCTTAGTTTGGCTGCTGAATTGCCACATATGTCCTTGCCTTTCGTCTTTGTATCACAATCTGTAGATGATCCAAGAATAGAATTGCGGGGTGATGTGCATGTTGGTTCAAGTAACGTGCAAGTCACATCTACCTTACGCCAGTTCGAATCAGATGTAAATGCAACAGAGCAGAGGAATAGCACTGTTTCTCCCATGGAGTCATTTCCATCAGTTCCATCTTTTTCTCATCTCAATGATGCAATGGAAACCAATGAGATGCATGCTGTAGGGCAAAGCCAGCCTGAAAACTCTATTAGTGTAGATGCTGCTATTGATAGACTGCCTGAAAATATATCAATTGCTGAACCTCGACAACTTCGTTATATTTTCCATTATAGAGATCCAGCATTTTGGGAGCTTCCTTTTCTCCAAGGTTGGTTAACGGGTCAAAGTCAAGCCAATTATCCCTCAATGGTTCCTCTTAACAGTGTTGGGGTTGACACTTTGGGCCAACATAAttgttattttaatttaacaCCACCTCTGACACCTGCTTTAGCAATGCAAGGAAGCACCAGCCTATCTGGGGTTTCTAGAGGAGCTGGTTTGCATTTTCGCTTCTCAGTACCGGAATCTGGGGATAGTGCCGCTATCGTAAGTGCCCTGCATAATGGGAATGAAGTTCATCCCATTATTAGCAGAATCCATTCTGAAGTTACTACATCACTGGCTGCCACAGCAGCTGCAGAGTTACCATGCACTGTTAAGCTAAGTGTATGGTTGCATGACATAAAAAGTCCCTCTGCTCCTTTAACTGATGAAAGATGCCGCTTAACCATTCCTCATGCTGTTCTTTGCAG CGAAATGGGCACTCATTTCTCTCCTTGTGGGAGATTCTTAGCTGCCTGTGTTGCATGTATGCTTCCTGATATGGAAGCCGAACCTGGACTACAAAGCGTAGTTCATCAAGATTCTGGAATTGCAACATCCCCAACGCGGCATCCAATTTCAGCCCACCAAGTCATTTATGAGCTTCGCATTTATTCGCTTGAGGAGGCAAC ATTTGGTTTAATACTTGCATCACGGGCTATTAGAGCTGCACATTGTTTGACTTCGATCCAG TTTTCACCCACGTCTGAGCATATATTAATTGCTTATGGTCGGCGTCACGGCTCTCTTCTTAAAAGTATCGTTATTGACGGTGAATCAACAGTACCTATTTATACTGTTCTTGAG GTTTACAGAGTTTCAGATATGGAACTCGTGAAAGTACTTCCTAGTGCAGATGATGAGGTTAATGTTGCTTGCTTTCATCCATTTGCTGGTGGTGGTCTGGCTTATGGAACCAAG GAAGGGAAGCTTAGAGTCCTCCAGTTTGATAGTGTCAAAGGTCGAAACTGCTTTACAGAGGAAAATATGGCTTTCCTGGTATAG
- the LOC126785016 gene encoding alcohol dehydrogenase class-3, whose amino-acid sequence MATQGHVITCKAAVAWEPNKPLVIEDVQVAPPQAGEVRVKILYTALCHTDAYTWGGKDPEGLFPCILGHEAAGIVESVGEGVTTVQPGDHVIPCYQAECGECKFCKSGKTNLCGKVRAATGVGVMMSDRQSRFSINGNPIYHFMGTSTFSQYTVVHDVSVAKIDPKAPLEKVCLLGCGVPTGLGAVWNTAKVEAGSIVAIFGLGTVGLAVAEGAKTAGASRIIGVDIDSKKFDVAKNFGVTEFVNPKDHEKPIQQVLVDLTDGGVDYSFECIGNVSVMRAALECCHKGWGTSVIVGVAASGQEISTRPFQLVTGRVWKGTAFGGFKSRSQVPWLVEKYLKKEIKVDEYITHTLTLGEINKAFDLMHEGGCLRCVLSTEA is encoded by the exons ATGGCGACTCAAGGTCATGTGATCACCTGCAAAGCTGCGGTGGCCTGGGAACCCAACAAGCCTCTCGTGATCGAAGACGTTCAGGTCGCTCCGCCCCAGGCCGGAGAGGTCCGCGTCAAGATTCTCTACACCGCTCTCTGCCACACCGACGCTTATACCTGGGGCGGCAAG GACCCTGAAGGTCTCTTCCCTTGCATTCTTGGTCATGAGGCTGCAGG GATTGTTGAAAGTGTTGGTGAAGGTGTTACTACAGTTCAGCCAGGAGACCATGTCATCCCTTGTTACCAGGCTGAATGTGGGGAATGCAAGTTTTGCAAATCTGGGAAGACAAATCTATGTGGAAAAGTACGTGCTGCCACTGGAGTTGGAGTTATGATGAGTGATCGTCAGAGCCGTTTCTCTAtaaatggaaaccctatttaccattttatggGAACCTCAACATTTAGCCAGTACACCGTTGTTCATGATGTTAGTGTTGCAAAGATAGATCCAAAAGCTCCTTTAGAGAAAGTCTGCCTTCTTGGATGTGGTGTTCCTACTG GTCTCGGAGCTGTTTGGAACACAGCAAAAGTAGAAGCGGGGTCAATTGTTGCTATCTTTGGCCTTGGAACTGTTGGTCTTGCA GTCGCTGAGGGTGCCAAAACAGCTGGTGCATCACGAATCATTGGTGTTGACATTGATAGCAAGAAGTTTGATGTAG CAAAGAATTTTGGAGTTACTGAATTTGTGAATCCAAAGGACCATGAGAAGCCAATCCAACAGGTCCTAGTTGATCTCACTGATGGTGGTGTTGATTATAGCTTTGAGTGCATTGGGAATGTCTCAGTGATGAGGGCTGCCTTGGAGTGCTGCCATAAG GGTTGGGGAACATCGGTTATTGTGGGTGTTGCAGCATCAGGGCAGGAGATATCAACTCGTCCCTTTCAGCTGGTGACTGGTCGTGTGTGGAAGGGAACAGCCTTTGGCGGTTTCAAGAGCCGCTCACAGGTGCCTTGGCTTGTAGAGAAGTACTTGAAGAAG GAAATCAAAGTTGATGAATACATCACCCACACTTTGACTCTTGGGGAGATTAACAAGGCATTTGATTTGATGCATGAAGGGGGATGCCTTCGGTGTGTGCTTTCTACTGAAGCATAA
- the LOC126784565 gene encoding uncharacterized protein LOC126784565 — translation MAADYTCSSSSSSSSSNLRITVEKNPSESRLSELDIKCWPKWGCSPGKYQLKFDAEETCYLLKGRVKAYPKGSSEFVEFGAGDLVTIPKGLSCTWDVSIAVDKHYKFESS, via the exons ATGGCTGCAGACTATACAtgctcttcatcttcatcttcttcttcctcaaacCTAAGAATCACAGTTGAGAAGAACCCTTCTGAGTCTCGCTTATCTGAACTGGACATCAAGTGCTGGCCCAA ATGGGGTTGTTCTCCTGGGAAGTACCAGCTGAAGTTTGATGCAGAGGAGACGTGTTACTTGCTCAAGGGGAGAGTGAAGGCATACCCTAAAGGGTCATCGGAGTTCGTCGAGTTCGGAGCCGGCGACCTGGTTACGATCCCAAAGGGACTGAGTTGCACTTGGGACGTATCAATTGCTGTTGATAAACACTATAAATTTGAATCATCTTAA
- the LOC126805512 gene encoding uncharacterized protein LOC126805512 isoform X2, translating to MKSDLMMTEPSPPSDRSTSPAEKHRCRNVVSLIKGREISPRAKHLPRSLWKETPKVKAGSSSAVPECQTTLDAKRGLLSWVEAASLRQLSARYCNLVPPPRSTIAAAFSPDGRMVASTHGDHTVKIIDCQTGRCLKVLSGHRRTPWVVRFHPSQPEIIASGGLDHEVRLWDLDTSECIGSRDFHRPIASMAFHATGELLVVASGHKVYVWNYKKLHSSPDIILKTSRSLRAVHFHPQAAPFLLTAEVNDLDSSDPFMTPATSSGYSQYPSPAVFMANVHSNEHLSLAAELPHMSLPFVFVSQSVDDPRIELRGDVHVGSSNVQVTSTLRQFESDVNATEQRNSTVSPMESFPSVPSFSHLNDAMETNEMHAVGQSQPENSISVDAAIDRLPENISIAEPRQLRYIFHYRDPAFWELPFLQAMQGSTSLSGVSRGAGLHFRFSVPESGDSAAIVSALHNGNEVHPIISRIHSEVTTSLAATAAAELPCTVKLSVWLHDIKSPSAPLTDERCRLTIPHAVLCSEMGTHFSPCGRFLAACVACMLPDMEAEPGLQSVVHQDSGIATSPTRHPISAHQVIYELRIYSLEEATFGLILASRAIRAAHCLTSIQFSPTSEHILIAYGRRHGSLLKSIVIDGESTVPIYTVLEVYRVSDMELVKVLPSADDEVNVACFHPFAGGGLAYGTKEGKLRVLQFDSVKGRNCFTEENMAFLV from the exons ATGAAGTCCGATCTTATGATGACGGAACCTTCACCGCCGTCCGATCGGTCCACGTCGCCGGCCGAAAAGCATCGCTGCAG GAATGTAGTCAGCTTGATAAAAGGGAGAGAAATTTCTCCTCGAGCAAAGCACTTGCCTAGAAGCTTGTGGAAAGAAACTCCTAAAGTGAAAGCTGGTTCCTCTTCAGCTGTCCCTGAGTGCCAAACAACACTAGATGCTAAGCGTGGCCTTCTTTCATG GGTTGAAGCAGCGTCACTGCGTCAGTTGTCAGCCAGGTACTGTAATTTAGTGCCTCCTCCAAGGTCAACCATTGCTGCAGCATTTAGTCCTGATGGAAGAATGGTTGCCTCTACACA TGGTGACCACACTGTAAAGATAATTGATTGTCAAACTGGAAGGTGCTTGAAAGTCTTGAGTGGCCATAGGAGGACACCTTGGGTG GTGAGGTTCCACCCTTCGCAACCAGAAATAATTGCTAGTGGGGGTTTGGATCACGAAGTTCGCTTGTGGGATCTTGACACATCTGAGTGTATAGGATCACGTGACTTTC ATCGACCAATTGCATCCATGGCTTTTCATGCTACAGGGGAACTCTTAGTTGTTGCATCAGGACACAAG GTGTATGTATGGAACTACAAAAAGCTGCATTCATCACCAGACATTATATTGAAAACATCTCGTTCACTTAGAGCAGTGCATTTTCACCCTCAAGCTGCTCCATTTCTTCTGACTGCTGAG GTCAATGATCTTGACTCTTCAGATCCCTTTATGACACCAGCGACATCTTCAGGGTACTCGCAATATCCTTCTCCTGCTGTTTTCATGGCAAACGTTCATTCTAATGAACACCTTAGTTTGGCTGCTGAATTGCCACATATGTCCTTGCCTTTCGTCTTTGTATCACAATCTGTAGATGATCCAAGAATAGAATTGCGGGGTGATGTGCATGTTGGTTCAAGTAACGTGCAAGTCACATCTACCTTACGCCAGTTCGAATCAGATGTAAATGCAACAGAGCAGAGGAATAGCACTGTTTCTCCCATGGAGTCATTTCCATCAGTTCCATCTTTTTCTCATCTCAATGATGCAATGGAAACCAATGAGATGCATGCTGTAGGGCAAAGCCAGCCTGAAAACTCTATTAGTGTAGATGCTGCTATTGATAGACTGCCTGAAAATATATCAATTGCTGAACCTCGACAACTTCGTTATATTTTCCATTATAGAGATCCAGCATTTTGGGAGCTTCCTTTTCTCCAAG CAATGCAAGGAAGCACCAGCCTATCTGGGGTTTCTAGAGGAGCTGGTTTGCATTTTCGCTTCTCAGTACCGGAATCTGGGGATAGTGCCGCTATCGTAAGTGCCCTGCATAATGGGAATGAAGTTCATCCCATTATTAGCAGAATCCATTCTGAAGTTACTACATCACTGGCTGCCACAGCAGCTGCAGAGTTACCATGCACTGTTAAGCTAAGTGTATGGTTGCATGACATAAAAAGTCCCTCTGCTCCTTTAACTGATGAAAGATGCCGCTTAACCATTCCTCATGCTGTTCTTTGCAG CGAAATGGGCACTCATTTCTCTCCTTGTGGGAGATTCTTAGCTGCCTGTGTTGCATGTATGCTTCCTGATATGGAAGCCGAACCTGGACTACAAAGCGTAGTTCATCAAGATTCTGGAATTGCAACATCCCCAACGCGGCATCCAATTTCAGCCCACCAAGTCATTTATGAGCTTCGCATTTATTCGCTTGAGGAGGCAAC ATTTGGTTTAATACTTGCATCACGGGCTATTAGAGCTGCACATTGTTTGACTTCGATCCAG TTTTCACCCACGTCTGAGCATATATTAATTGCTTATGGTCGGCGTCACGGCTCTCTTCTTAAAAGTATCGTTATTGACGGTGAATCAACAGTACCTATTTATACTGTTCTTGAG GTTTACAGAGTTTCAGATATGGAACTCGTGAAAGTACTTCCTAGTGCAGATGATGAGGTTAATGTTGCTTGCTTTCATCCATTTGCTGGTGGTGGTCTGGCTTATGGAACCAAG GAAGGGAAGCTTAGAGTCCTCCAGTTTGATAGTGTCAAAGGTCGAAACTGCTTTACAGAGGAAAATATGGCTTTCCTGGTATAG